The Micromonospora sp. NBC_00421 DNA window GTGCTCGGTCGTGACCGGGTCAAGGCGCTGCGCAACCGCCGCTGACGGTCGTGACCCTGTCGCCTTCGAGCGGCGGCACTTCTCTCGGAGACTGGTATGCCTGTCCGGCATATTTATGCCGGACAGGCATACCAGTCTGCGCGGAACAACGCCCGGGTGCCGGTCGACCGCCGGGCCGCACCCGTCGGGCGACCCGCCGCCGGGCGTGCGGGGATCGACGTCGCCGACCGGGATAGAGTCGTCGACTGACCCTGTGCGGCACGGGACCCATCGGGGCTCGCCGCCACGGAATCGGGAGCGGTGGGATGAGCGAGGCGCGGACAGTCGGCGGGCACGTCGAGGGCACGGCCGAGTCGGAGACCACGCTGGTGGTGGTCACCGGCCTGTCCGGTGGTGGCCGCAGCACGGTGGCCCGCGCCCTGGAGAACGTCGGCTACTACGTCGTGGACAACCTGCCGCAGGCGCTGATGCTGGACATGGCCGAGCTGGCGGTCAAGGCCGGCGGCGCGGCCCGGCGTACCGCGATGGTGCTGGACGTGCGGTCGCGGGCCTTCTCCACCGACCTGGCCGGGGCGATCCGGGAGCTGAAGGACCGGGGTTTCTCGCCCCGGGTGGTCTTCGTCGACGCCGACGACGAGGTGCTGATCAGGCGGTTCGAGAGCGTCCGCCGGTCGCACCCGTTGCAGGGCGAGGGGCGGCTGGCCGACGGCATCGCCGTCGAGCGGGCCCTGCTGGAGGAGGCCCGGGACCAGGCCGATGTGATCATCGACACCAGCCACCTCAACGTCAACCAGCTCCGCCGCCGGGTCGAGGAGCTGTTCGGCGGGGAGGACGCCCGTCGGCTGCGGCTGACCGTGCTCTCCTTCGGCTTCAAGTACGGCCTGCCGCCGGACGCCGATTTCGTGCTCGACGCCCGCTTCCTGCCGAATCCGTACTGGGTGCCGGAGCTGCGGGAACACACCGGTCGGGAGGCGGCGGTCAGCGCGTACGTGCTGGGGCAGGAGGGCGCGGACGCCTTCGTCGCCTCGTACGCCGACCTGGTCAACGCCACCACCGCCGGGTTCGAGCGGGAGGGCAAGCGTTACCTGACGGTGGCCGTCGGCTGCACCGGCGGCAAGCACCGCAGCGTGGCCATCGCCGAGGAGTTGGCCGAGCGGCTGCGCCAGTCGGGGTTGGCGGCCAACGCGCAGCACCGGGACCTGGGGCGGGAATGACGGCCAGGACGGTGGTCGCCTTCGGTGGGGGGCACGGCCTGTCGGCCTCGCTGCGGGCGCTGCGGCACTGCGCCGGGGAACTGGACCTCGACATCACCGCCGTGGTCACCGTCGGCGACGACGGCGGTTCCAGCGGCCGGTTACGCCGCGAACGTGGCGGCCTGCCCCCGGGTGACCTGCGGCAGGCCCTGGTCGCGCTGGCCGGGGACCATCCGGCCACCCGACGCAGCGCCGGGCTGTTCCAGCACCGGTTCGCCGGGGACACCCGGGACGGGCTGGCCGGGCACGCGGTGGGCAACCTGGTG harbors:
- the rapZ gene encoding RNase adapter RapZ — protein: MSEARTVGGHVEGTAESETTLVVVTGLSGGGRSTVARALENVGYYVVDNLPQALMLDMAELAVKAGGAARRTAMVLDVRSRAFSTDLAGAIRELKDRGFSPRVVFVDADDEVLIRRFESVRRSHPLQGEGRLADGIAVERALLEEARDQADVIIDTSHLNVNQLRRRVEELFGGEDARRLRLTVLSFGFKYGLPPDADFVLDARFLPNPYWVPELREHTGREAAVSAYVLGQEGADAFVASYADLVNATTAGFEREGKRYLTVAVGCTGGKHRSVAIAEELAERLRQSGLAANAQHRDLGRE